CAACTCCGGCATTTTCACCAGGTCCGACGAGAATGCGGGGTCCTGTGGTGGGAAACTGTTTGAGTAAGGGGCGGGAATTTTTATAACAGCAATGTTCTGACCACATCACCCCAAACATACCTAATTCGGCTTTGTTGGGATGGCGACCTAGGCGGCGGACAATTTCGGTATATTCGTCTGGTTTGATGCCTTCTGAGGCTATTTCTTGGGGAGAAAAGGGATTTTCTGAGGTGGTTGTCATGGCAGTTATGCACCAAGGGGACAGAGGAATATTCTATCTTTTTTGACGCAGTTCTGATATTTTCATCCAATTACATTTTTTTTACTAGGTTATAAATAAAATCATCTGAACTATGATTTTTGTGATTTTTGTGATTAAGATGATTTTTTTAACATTATGTTAATTTGACTATTTAAACAAAAACTTCTACTTCCTGGGCGATACTTGTCGGTTGAGGAATTGGTAAACCTTCTTCTATTAACCCTTCAATATGAAATTCTTCTGAACTATGATTTTTGTGATTTTTGTGATTAGGATGATTTTTTCAACATTATGTTAATTTTACTATTTAAACAAAAACTTCCACTTCCTGGACGATAGTTGTAGTTCGAGGAATTGGTAAACTTTCTTCTATTAATCCTTCAATATGAAATTCTTCTGAACTATGATTTTTGTGATTTTTGTGATTAAGATGATTTTTTCAACATTATGTTAATTTTACTATTTAAACAAAAACTTCCACTTCCTGGACGATAGTTGTAGTTCGAGGAATTGGTAAACTTTCTTCTATTAATCCTTCAATATGAAATTCTTCTGAACTATGATTTTTGTGATTTTTGTGATTAGGATGATTTTTTCAACATTATGTTAATTTTACTATTTAAACAAAAACTTCCACTTCCTGGGCGATACTTGTTGGCTGAGGAATTGGTAAACCTTCTTCTATTAACCCTTCAATATGAAATTCTATGGCTTCAACAATCATTTGTTGAACTTCTACTAATGTTTCGGCAACTGCTACACAACCTGGTAAATCAGGAACATAAGCCCCATAGCTGGTATTTCCTTTTTCAATTACTACTGTATAACGCATTATTATTCCTCCAATTGAGCTTGTCTCCAAATACTTTTTAATGTACCAATGGGTACGTCAATATTCGGTTTACCGGAAACTGTAACTGTACCAAGTTTACCAAAATGTTTAAACTGTCGGTGACTCCCTCTAGTTCTTGCTAAATACCAACCATCAGCTTCTAGTCGCTGAATGACTGCTCGTAATTTCATGTTAACGTTTATCTGTGATAAATAGTTTCTGAATCTTGTACAATTAACTAATTATATGAAGTGTTTTTTAGCCAGTATCTTAGTTTGCCATTTGATGGTAAATCGGCTGTAATTTACGGCAGTATTCGTGCTAATTTAGAAGCTAAAGGTACTCCTATTGGTGCTTATGATTTACAAATTGCTTCTATCGCATTAGCAAATGATTTAATTTTAGTTTCACATAATTTAAGAGAGTTCAACCGTGTTGAAAATTTAAAAACTGAAGATTGGGAAATAATAATTTGAGCTATGTATTCTATTACTGGTTATTTTATGATTTTCTTGTTTATAAGCGACGTAAGCGAG
The window above is part of the Dolichospermum sp. DET69 genome. Proteins encoded here:
- a CDS encoding type II toxin-antitoxin system HicB family antitoxin, which produces MRYTVVIEKGNTSYGAYVPDLPGCVAVAETLVEVQQMIVEAIEFHIEGLIEEGLPIPQPTSIAQEVEVFV
- a CDS encoding type II toxin-antitoxin system HicA family toxin; amino-acid sequence: MKLRAVIQRLEADGWYLARTRGSHRQFKHFGKLGTVTVSGKPNIDVPIGTLKSIWRQAQLEE